The region AAGAGGAGGCACGGTTTTGGCTGCAAATAATAAGttatgaaagtgaaaaaaatggggCAGGGCAACACACCAGTGATACCTCTAATTTTTTAAGGAAACCTCCCCCTTAAATCCAAAGGATTTGCTGCTGCCTTATGCACATTTcactctgcagcctctctgggagTTTCATGGACATTGGGCTATTTTATTTGTCGTTTGGGTTACAAAAGGCAAAGATGATATCTTCCTGGTGCACAGAGACATTCAATATCTTAATCAGGTCTAGCCTGTGCAGAAAGTAATTCTTTAAATAAAGGTGACACCTACCTTACCATCCCCAGACGTGCAGCCAGGGACTTGGGGTGTGAGAGAAGCACGGCAGCTGCCAACAAAGCAGAGGATCAGACGTCTTTGAGCACAAAGATCGAGCTGAGGGGAAATGCTCTGATTTATAACCTCAGGGGAAAACAGGTTTGATGTTTAATGCAGCAAATCAAGACATAAACAGAGTTGCAAAAAACCAACTTCCAGAGTTGGTTTGCTGTTATACAGAGACACTCAGCAGGTTGTTCAGCTCCTCAGTCGGGCAGGACATGGCGCCCGTGCTGCTGGTCTATCAACTCACTTCTCACTTGATCCAAAGGGACACGAGGAAAAGGCCACTGGGGAATGGGCTGAAAGCCCTCCCTTGGCGCTGGGGCACACCGACAGCCCAGCATCTTACCTCCCGGCAGAGCGCTCACGGGGAAATCACGGCTCTGCTGCCCTGAGGGGCCGTGAGGGAACTGTGAGGGGGGAGCCCTGAGGGGGGCCACTGCCCTGTGGCCCCAGACCTGAGGGACCTTGCCAGGGCGCCGTCAGGGTCAGCACAGATTTGGGTGAAGTCTCCAGGTTTCTGCGTCGTTGTTTCGAccagctcctcctcagctccCTCCTGGTGAGGGCACAGTGTGAAGAAATCACACTGACACTAAAACTCTGTCATCTGGATGTTTATTCTTTGCTTTTGACAGACGAGATCATACCTTGTAATGCCAAAGTGTCCACAGCATTAATCTAAGCCTAAATTGAAATTAGTAACCACAGTGTGCCAAGCTGTGTCCAAGAAGCTTTTTTTATCAAACCGTTACAGCAAACGCCATTCAACAGATAGAAATAAAGCacataataaaaattaacatgGAATTTGTACCCTTCAACATGATTCTATTCTCTACTTAATGACTTGCAGTAGAAATTAGCTACTTAAGTCTACAGTGACTTTAGTGTAAAGGGGCAGAAGTTGGGGAAAACATTACAACAATCATCTGGGTGAGACAAATCCAGCTCCACCGTCAGCCAAAGACGCTCTTGGCCGGCTCTCCTTTTGGTTTCTCGAAGACTGTTTCACCTCCTGTCCGATCCCGGCTGAATATGGAGGGTGCTACAGAGCCCATTTGttcttggaaaagaaaaccaGGAGAGGGAATCAGTGAAGTAGCACACCAAATTCGGGGAGTAAAACTAGTGCTGctgaaatacatatatacacatttgCTAAATATTTCATCCGTCCATCAACTTCCCAAACCTTAAAGCACTGCTTCTATCCCAAGCACGGGGCAGACGACAGCACCTGTAGGTGGTCACTACCATGGACTGGCCCCAAATACCTGCAAGTGCTTTAGAAACTTGGAAACTCCTGAGGTCCAGGCTATTATACTGAAAAAAGGTTGAAATTCATAATTTTTCCTTATACTCTCCCACTGGTGGTGGAAAGGGAACACAAAACCAGAGCACCAGGGCCATTCAGGGCAAGCAGCCACTCTCTTCTCTCTCACCATCTGCCCTTTATCCCCTCCAATTTCTGCTTCATCTCAAACACATCAAATTGAGAGGCCAGAAATCCCCTAATCTATGACCAAGCCTCCAATCTTAAACTTGGGCAGTCGTTGATATTGATGATGGTCCCAGGGCTTGGTTTGAACCCTTGTTCAGAAGGCAAGGTCAGGACTCTCCCTCCCACTTTGTCCTGACAGGGAGAACAATGACTCCAAGCAGAGCCCTCTTGGCACCTCTTGATGCTGTCAAGATGATGGATGCGAagtccctgcagagccaggccAGGGTCGGCaagcacactgctggctgctgtttcAGAGGTGCACCCTTTCACTTGAAAAGAGCAATTAAGTTGATGTTTTACTTGGGAAGACTGTTTAGTTGTTTCCATCAAGGAGACTTACCACACTGCTTCATCACTTGGTAGGTTTTGGATTTAATTTCCTGGTTTTTGGAAAGGTTTCCTCTGGCTCCTTTGAGGTCCTCTTCCTTCACTGGAGGACGCTTCTTTTTCACAGGGGCTGGCTAAGAAGCAGACGTGTTGCCCACACATCAGTATTTTGTGTTTGGAAGCATAGGGAACAAAGCTGTCTTAACCCAAAGGCTACAACATACAGAGATGCTAAGACAATACTCCACCTATTTCAATTCTGAGACTGCACACTCAGCTACTCACGATCTTTGCACAACCATGATTTCACTGCCCTTCCCAAAATCTGTTGCCATTATTATTGTTCTGTTCTGAAATTGTCTTCTCGATTGTACAGCTTTTAAAAGAGACAGTGGGTTGcctaattatatatttttatttatttttaaaagtttctctgTTCGGCCCTGCTTGGTCATTCTGCAAGTACTGATTGTTAATTCAAGAATCTGTCCaatatttgggaagaaaaacaacatcaTTACTAAATCATGCTTGTGCCTCAACCTACTCACTACTACTTTGGGAAATCAGAGAAATGCTAAAGTCTGGCTTGATTTAGTTGGAATAAACACTTGACCCATAGTTATTGATCTTAAATTTAGGGAACAAAAGTATCTGAGCAAT is a window of Strix uralensis isolate ZFMK-TIS-50842 chromosome 10, bStrUra1, whole genome shotgun sequence DNA encoding:
- the MUSTN1 gene encoding musculoskeletal embryonic nuclear protein 1 gives rise to the protein MSQPAPVKKKRPPVKEEDLKGARGNLSKNQEIKSKTYQVMKQCEQMGSVAPSIFSRDRTGGETVFEKPKGEPAKSVFG